In a genomic window of Bacteroidales bacterium:
- a CDS encoding DegV family protein — MAKVDIDTKTLDGKRLYYSFLAGAQRIFDNQGYLNKINVFPVRDADTGTNLASTMRSIVDTFIPTDTFSHTVTALADAALVGARGNSGIIFAQFLYGFSSSFKDQVTIDVTEFSDAVAQGVKHSYEAISNPVEGTMITVLREWAEDIQILKDKIDDFNQLIIQSYARAKESLANTPNLLEVLAKANVVDAGGKGFVVFLEGMIDFFKHGELRQILGARNVVKTQLLEDAHDPEHVNFRYCTEAMIIGENIQRDKLRSKIEHFGDSLVIAGSPSKMRIHIHTDTPDKLFTRLSPFGSITFQKVDDMVMQMDLFDHRKHNIALVTDSTCDLPQEFLEKHQISMVPLSVHFGDTYYLDRLTLAPGRFYKMLAKTKVYPSTAQPTFKEFSNKYNYLSTHYDSIVGIHISEAMSGTASNSRKAAKTISNFTKKPITVINSKRLTSGLGLIVMRAAEALETGTTHEELTQNIERWITDSVLLVTAKTIKYMVKSGRVGAMKGFVGKLLNIKPVVIVNDQGKTETYGKPLTEKSSMKMAMALVTKKINKRKIWGYAISHAENEQAAQWYATQMEELTGMKPRFIGEASPVLGTNVGPGVVALSFIYQ; from the coding sequence GTGGCTAAAGTAGATATAGATACAAAAACCCTTGATGGCAAACGGCTTTACTACAGTTTTTTGGCCGGAGCCCAACGCATTTTCGACAACCAGGGATACCTGAACAAAATCAATGTGTTTCCGGTGCGCGATGCCGATACCGGTACCAACCTGGCCTCGACCATGCGATCCATCGTGGACACTTTTATTCCTACCGATACTTTTTCGCATACCGTAACAGCACTGGCTGATGCCGCGCTTGTTGGAGCCCGTGGCAACTCAGGGATCATTTTCGCTCAGTTTCTTTATGGATTCAGCAGCAGCTTTAAAGATCAAGTAACGATCGACGTCACTGAGTTTTCGGACGCTGTGGCGCAAGGTGTCAAACATTCTTACGAAGCCATCTCTAATCCGGTGGAAGGAACCATGATCACCGTACTGCGCGAATGGGCCGAAGACATTCAGATTTTAAAAGATAAAATTGACGATTTCAACCAGCTTATCATCCAGTCGTATGCGCGTGCCAAAGAATCGTTGGCAAATACACCAAATCTGCTCGAAGTGTTGGCCAAAGCCAATGTGGTAGATGCCGGCGGCAAAGGATTTGTGGTTTTCCTGGAAGGCATGATCGACTTTTTTAAACATGGCGAACTAAGACAAATCCTGGGAGCACGCAACGTCGTTAAAACGCAGCTCCTCGAAGATGCACACGACCCGGAGCATGTCAACTTCCGGTATTGCACCGAAGCAATGATTATTGGCGAAAACATTCAGCGTGACAAGCTGCGCAGCAAAATCGAGCATTTTGGCGATTCACTCGTAATAGCGGGTTCACCCTCCAAAATGCGCATCCACATCCATACCGACACACCCGACAAGCTCTTTACACGCCTGAGCCCATTTGGCAGCATCACCTTTCAGAAAGTAGACGATATGGTGATGCAGATGGATTTGTTTGACCATAGAAAACATAACATAGCTCTGGTAACCGATTCGACGTGCGACCTGCCACAAGAGTTTCTGGAGAAGCACCAGATAAGCATGGTGCCGCTGAGTGTCCATTTTGGCGATACCTATTATCTGGATCGCCTTACGCTGGCACCTGGACGTTTTTATAAAATGCTGGCCAAAACCAAAGTTTATCCCAGCACAGCGCAGCCAACCTTCAAGGAGTTCAGCAACAAATATAATTATCTGAGTACACATTACGACTCCATCGTGGGCATTCACATTAGTGAAGCGATGAGTGGCACCGCTTCCAACAGCCGAAAAGCTGCCAAGACCATCAGCAATTTTACTAAAAAGCCCATCACGGTCATCAATTCAAAACGCCTAACTTCGGGATTGGGATTGATTGTAATGCGCGCCGCCGAAGCACTCGAAACAGGCACAACCCACGAAGAGCTTACCCAAAACATCGAACGATGGATCACCGACAGTGTACTGCTCGTGACGGCAAAGACAATTAAATATATGGTGAAAAGCGGCCGCGTGGGTGCCATGAAAGGGTTTGTCGGAAAGCTGCTCAACATCAAGCCGGTGGTGATAGTGAACGACCAAGGCAAGACAGAAACCTATGGCAAGCCGCTCACCGAGAAATCAAGCATGAAAATGGCCATGGCGCTGGTAACCAAAAAAATCAACAAACGCAAGATTTGGGGTTACGCCATCTCACATGCCGAAAACGAACAAGCCGCCCAATGGTACGCCACACAGATGGAAGAACTTACCGGTATGAAACCACGCTTTATTGGCGAAGCCTCACCCGTATTAGGCACAAACGTTGGCCCCGGCGTAGTGGCACTTTCTTTTATTTATCAATAA
- a CDS encoding ABC transporter permease, with amino-acid sequence MAKQVLIENVRISFNAIKGSKLRTVLTVLIIAFGIMALVGISTAIDALEKSLVENLMSMGSNTFTIQNRQSNVQIGRGPRRSQVYPPISFREAMDFKSQYAFPALVSVSTNASSIATVKYNTEKTNPNIEIIGTDENFMLTSSTELQSGRNFSEHEAFYGSHVAVIGAEIAKTLFKRNEDPQDKIISIGPGKYKVIGVVKEKGTGMGFSPDRQVLLPITNVRQYFSRPNMSFTINVLPQSSQNVDAAVGEAIGVFRVIRQNKIGDENDFDISKSDQLLEMLAENTKSIKLAALIIGFITLFGAAIGLMNIMLVSVSERTREIGIRKSLGATRLTIRNQFLAEAIIIGQLGGICGIILGVLAGNIVTFFTDTSFLIPWMWIGIGVLLCLIVALVSGILPAIKAARLDPIESLRFE; translated from the coding sequence ATGGCCAAACAGGTGCTCATCGAAAACGTCCGGATTTCGTTTAATGCCATCAAGGGTAGCAAACTGCGCACTGTTCTTACAGTGCTCATCATCGCCTTTGGTATTATGGCATTGGTGGGCATTTCCACCGCCATCGATGCACTAGAAAAAAGCCTGGTAGAAAACCTGATGTCGATGGGCAGCAACACATTTACCATCCAAAACCGGCAAAGCAATGTCCAGATAGGGCGTGGCCCGCGTCGATCGCAAGTCTACCCTCCGATTAGCTTCAGAGAGGCAATGGATTTTAAATCCCAATATGCTTTCCCAGCTTTGGTATCGGTTTCAACCAATGCCAGCTCTATTGCTACGGTAAAATACAACACCGAAAAAACCAACCCCAACATCGAGATTATCGGTACGGACGAAAACTTCATGCTTACATCATCCACAGAGCTGCAAAGCGGGCGAAACTTCAGCGAACACGAAGCTTTTTATGGCTCACATGTAGCGGTTATCGGAGCTGAGATAGCAAAAACATTGTTCAAAAGGAACGAGGATCCACAGGATAAGATAATATCCATCGGTCCCGGGAAATATAAGGTGATAGGCGTGGTAAAAGAAAAAGGTACCGGCATGGGCTTTTCGCCCGACCGGCAGGTGTTGCTACCCATTACCAATGTGCGGCAATATTTTTCGCGACCTAATATGTCTTTTACCATCAACGTGCTGCCCCAGTCGTCGCAAAATGTGGATGCTGCTGTCGGCGAAGCTATCGGAGTGTTTAGGGTCATCCGCCAAAACAAGATAGGCGATGAAAATGATTTCGATATTTCCAAAAGTGATCAGCTGCTGGAGATGCTTGCCGAAAACACCAAAAGCATTAAGCTTGCCGCACTGATAATAGGTTTCATTACTTTATTCGGTGCAGCCATCGGGCTGATGAATATCATGCTCGTATCGGTGAGTGAGCGGACGCGCGAGATTGGTATCCGCAAATCGCTGGGAGCTACCCGGCTTACCATCCGCAATCAGTTTCTGGCAGAAGCCATTATCATCGGACAGCTTGGCGGCATTTGTGGAATAATTCTGGGGGTACTGGCCGGAAACATTGTGACCTTTTTTACCGACACCAGCTTTTTGATTCCGTGGATGTGGATAGGCATCGGTGTATTATTGTGTCTCATCGTAGCACTGGTATCGGGAATTTTGCCTGCCATCAAAGCAGCACGTCTCGATCCGATCGAGTCGTTGCGTTTCGAATAA
- a CDS encoding lysophospholipid acyltransferase family protein — MSKIGFWLVYAFLWLLMLLPLRLLYILSDLLFLIIYYLSGYRKKVVFQNLRIVFPDISDKEIKDIARKFYHHFCDQFIESAKILHLSKKNLDKRFVYENPEILDDFYKKNQSIVLVSAHYGNWEWTVNIQPKIKHRFIAIYKPLSDVNFDRLMHKLRTRFFDADQVVPMSNIYRRMLHDHKAGILNLTYFLVDQSPPRDYPFWTNFMGLETPFFQGPARTARRLGQPVVFLHIGKQRRGYYRLKFTTLVSDPGIMTEEEIARKYVEAIESEIRQQPEFWLWSHRRWKHSEGEGEAVIRNER, encoded by the coding sequence ATGAGTAAGATTGGTTTTTGGCTGGTTTATGCGTTTTTGTGGCTCCTTATGCTGCTTCCTCTTCGCCTGCTTTATATTCTTTCCGATCTGCTTTTCCTGATTATTTATTATCTCAGCGGATACCGCAAAAAGGTCGTCTTTCAAAATTTACGCATCGTTTTCCCTGATATTTCTGACAAGGAAATAAAAGATATTGCCCGGAAGTTTTATCACCATTTCTGTGATCAATTCATCGAGTCGGCCAAAATTCTGCATTTGAGCAAAAAAAATCTTGACAAGCGGTTTGTGTATGAGAACCCGGAAATCCTCGATGATTTTTATAAAAAAAACCAAAGCATAGTGCTGGTGTCGGCGCATTATGGCAACTGGGAGTGGACAGTCAATATTCAGCCGAAAATAAAGCATCGTTTTATAGCCATTTACAAACCCTTGTCTGATGTCAATTTCGACAGGCTGATGCACAAGCTGCGAACCCGTTTCTTCGATGCTGATCAGGTGGTTCCGATGAGTAATATTTATCGTCGTATGTTGCACGACCATAAGGCAGGCATTCTCAACCTCACCTATTTTTTGGTGGATCAGTCGCCACCGCGCGATTATCCGTTTTGGACAAATTTTATGGGTCTGGAAACACCCTTTTTTCAGGGGCCGGCCAGAACCGCACGCCGTCTCGGACAGCCTGTCGTTTTTTTGCACATCGGCAAGCAGCGCCGCGGATATTATCGGTTAAAGTTCACCACGCTGGTGAGCGATCCGGGCATTATGACAGAAGAGGAAATTGCCCGAAAATACGTAGAAGCTATCGAAAGCGAAATACGTCAGCAACCGGAATTTTGGCTTTGGTCGCACCGGCGGTGGAAACATTCGGAAGGGGAGGGCGAGGCAGTGATAAGAAATGAGCGGTGA
- the upp gene encoding uracil phosphoribosyltransferase: MVINLGKENSILNQFIAELRDTEVQNHSMQFRKNMERVGEIFAYEISKRLEYETKEVITPLGSAEVSALKTYPVLATILRAGLPFHQGLLNFFDKSENAFISSYRKHHKDGSFEIQIEYVSKPDLEGRTLILIDPMLATGLSMGLACRELIGDMKPLHIHMVSIVASVEGVNYIKRNFSSTEVTMWVGAIDDELTAQAYIVPGLGDAGDLAYGKKL; encoded by the coding sequence ATGGTCATAAATCTGGGCAAAGAAAATTCGATTTTGAATCAGTTTATCGCCGAGCTGCGCGACACTGAGGTACAAAATCACAGCATGCAGTTTCGTAAAAATATGGAACGCGTGGGCGAAATTTTTGCCTACGAGATCAGTAAGCGGTTGGAGTACGAGACCAAAGAGGTGATAACGCCACTGGGAAGTGCTGAGGTTTCGGCGCTGAAGACATATCCCGTTTTGGCTACCATTTTACGGGCAGGGTTGCCTTTTCATCAGGGTTTACTTAATTTCTTCGACAAGTCAGAGAATGCTTTTATATCGTCTTACCGCAAGCATCACAAAGACGGTAGTTTTGAAATTCAGATAGAATATGTCTCGAAGCCCGATCTGGAAGGGCGCACGCTGATACTTATCGATCCGATGCTTGCCACCGGTTTGTCGATGGGCCTGGCATGCCGCGAGCTGATTGGCGACATGAAACCGCTGCACATCCACATGGTATCCATAGTTGCCAGCGTAGAAGGCGTAAACTATATCAAACGCAACTTTTCGAGTACTGAAGTTACGATGTGGGTGGGTGCCATCGACGACGAGCTGACAGCGCAAGCCTACATTGTGCCCGGTCTCGGCGATGCCGGGGATCTGGCGTATGGCAAGAAACTGTAA
- a CDS encoding T9SS type A sorting domain-containing protein, whose translation MRTLNYILIFLAFFFVTYQANGQVGPSASDCKGCQVRSESELQALRDAYEPHIERSNLKMPKSFKNPDVINGAKSELSNKGTEFWLAFNSNHTNLNAGLYLDITSDISTSGMVSVAGIGFSQSYTVTANSITRITVPVGAIVKASQTLQSLGIHVTANDPVTVYGTNQIAFTTDAFLGLPVSILGTQHLAIAYTAGSDLSAASQITIVSPYDNNVITITPSKATLGGNAAGVPFNVSMNTGQTYAVRGQADLTGSVIESTLPISVFSGAGCINIPVGFGYCDHIVQQVPSLSTWGETFVTRPLQGRNNGDTWRFLASQDNTDLLINGTSVATLNFGDFYETMLTVASYVEASNPILAVQYSNGNTWDGNSYLGDPFMMIIPPYQQFLEGYTFSTPAAGFINNYFTSTVENDGVAGMMLNGAPLNAASYSGIPTTLFSAGAFPIGINVTNNLSNANSYASGLYVYGFNADDSYGYPGGLSLLKINEGSGPEIELNSATLDLFCVSNSTTVDLNIEALIIDEEAPFVTEAKLFWRVVGDTDYIEADLTESTGNLWSTTLIADVTEFPGIEFYLWATDGQINATSPLTNPINSPYSIGIDNEPPQIVHTPIVQSPVGVDILVAAAAIDITNNVATVDLYYRVLGGTPFYTIINMANVGDDDYEATIPGAEMTVQGIEYYIKATDDHGVSCTYGSADMPMLITEGSVANPKISVNPLSLSESLYPGETSTQTLTISNNGNSDLTVDLADLETSKRMKIKSVKPKSGSGDNSGDFLNYLNRRIAESAKSGKLIDWLTEAPLAGVIAPGQSLEIEVTFDATALTADIYSAQILINGNDPATPQVVVPVTLQVKPANCTFIITDDNENNALAGVPDYDMDVYLFKYDYRAPIEFNIFVPDQAIEMAQLNLYAWDVDEYQGEIDEVYVNGTLVGTLTGADDEWSTTVFNLDPSLINTGKNLIQIFIDVNTNGNWAVNVDWGQLIICNMDGSAYIRYAELDNTVYPQGANVQLTVEVDTDLETQNVIIETNLLDENNINVAGTSNTRTISLVQDEPLTVTLAIPANATLGANYHAQVIVYDAATYVQQDLALVPFIIWDEQGFLNCLDPGWQLISSPYYASDPDLDVLMADVNASGALVIMLNKYGIYWPVSNINMLGDWDNNLGYKIKMALAGCINWDGDEVMDKTVNFTSGIDYLPVLSTAPVAAADIFDQIEGELVYAFDIVNGLIYWPNGGIFTLQILEPGKAYLLNMMSPGSITYPFVKQTSQSPVIELPAIENAPYTVIKTGGAHFISVRNEALRNFNGGDIVAAFNQQGTCVGMAQYNSDKQPLVLAVYADDFTTEAIDGMSEGELMQLVVYSPTTLQQKTLQPVWNTTLSHSDLFAENALSEVVDFKESALGIDGDALDQIRVYPNPSAGIFNITGVNDGVQLEILNAVGQQVQLLEANGSVQIDLSGASKGIYYLRMISQQSTRIQKIVVN comes from the coding sequence ATGAGAACACTCAATTACATATTAATTTTTTTGGCTTTCTTTTTTGTAACCTATCAGGCAAATGGCCAGGTTGGCCCAAGTGCTTCTGACTGTAAAGGATGCCAGGTCCGTTCCGAGAGCGAATTGCAGGCTCTGCGTGATGCCTACGAACCTCATATTGAGCGTAGCAATTTAAAAATGCCCAAGAGCTTTAAAAATCCCGATGTGATTAATGGTGCTAAATCCGAGCTAAGTAATAAAGGTACTGAGTTCTGGCTGGCTTTTAATTCAAACCACACCAATTTAAATGCGGGTCTTTATCTGGATATTACCAGCGATATCAGCACAAGTGGAATGGTTAGTGTTGCGGGAATCGGTTTTTCGCAAAGTTATACTGTAACGGCCAATTCCATTACTCGTATCACTGTGCCAGTTGGTGCGATTGTTAAAGCATCTCAAACTTTGCAATCACTGGGCATCCATGTAACAGCCAACGATCCGGTAACCGTTTACGGTACCAACCAGATTGCTTTTACCACAGATGCCTTTTTGGGTCTGCCTGTAAGTATTCTCGGTACCCAGCACCTTGCAATAGCCTATACGGCTGGTAGTGACTTATCTGCCGCATCCCAAATTACTATCGTAAGTCCTTATGATAACAATGTAATTACTATCACCCCTTCAAAAGCTACCCTCGGGGGAAATGCAGCAGGCGTACCTTTCAATGTAAGTATGAATACAGGACAAACTTATGCGGTAAGGGGTCAAGCCGACCTTACCGGCTCTGTAATCGAATCTACCTTGCCCATTTCCGTATTCAGCGGTGCCGGATGTATTAATATTCCGGTAGGCTTTGGCTATTGCGACCACATAGTGCAGCAAGTTCCCTCCTTGTCAACCTGGGGCGAAACATTTGTGACCCGCCCGCTGCAAGGCAGAAACAACGGCGATACCTGGCGTTTTCTGGCTTCACAGGATAACACCGACCTGCTAATTAACGGTACAAGTGTAGCTACGCTCAACTTTGGTGATTTCTACGAAACCATGCTCACCGTAGCATCCTACGTCGAAGCAAGCAATCCAATCCTTGCCGTTCAGTATTCGAATGGTAATACCTGGGATGGCAACTCGTATCTCGGCGACCCCTTTATGATGATCATCCCTCCCTATCAGCAATTTTTGGAAGGCTATACCTTTTCTACCCCTGCCGCCGGCTTTATTAATAATTACTTTACTTCAACGGTCGAGAATGATGGCGTTGCCGGTATGATGCTCAATGGAGCCCCGCTGAATGCAGCCTCCTATAGCGGAATTCCCACAACCCTGTTTTCTGCAGGTGCCTTTCCTATTGGTATTAATGTTACCAATAATTTAAGCAATGCCAATAGCTATGCCTCCGGCCTTTATGTATATGGATTTAATGCCGATGATTCCTACGGCTATCCCGGTGGTTTGTCGCTGTTAAAAATCAACGAGGGAAGTGGCCCTGAAATAGAACTTAATTCTGCTACCCTCGATCTATTTTGCGTTTCAAATTCCACAACAGTCGATTTGAATATCGAGGCTCTGATCATAGATGAAGAGGCTCCGTTTGTAACGGAGGCCAAGCTCTTTTGGCGGGTTGTAGGTGACACTGACTACATCGAGGCAGATTTGACCGAAAGTACCGGTAATCTTTGGAGCACAACGCTAATTGCTGATGTCACCGAGTTTCCCGGAATAGAATTTTATCTCTGGGCTACCGACGGTCAAATTAATGCAACCAGCCCGCTTACCAATCCTATCAACAGCCCTTACAGCATTGGTATCGATAACGAGCCCCCTCAAATTGTACACACTCCTATTGTCCAATCTCCTGTAGGTGTTGATATTCTTGTGGCTGCTGCGGCTATAGATATTACAAATAATGTGGCGACAGTAGATTTGTATTACCGGGTGTTGGGTGGTACGCCATTTTACACAATCATTAACATGGCCAATGTAGGTGATGATGATTACGAAGCCACTATTCCAGGTGCTGAAATGACGGTGCAGGGTATCGAATATTATATAAAAGCTACCGACGACCATGGTGTTAGCTGCACGTATGGAAGTGCCGACATGCCTATGCTGATCACTGAAGGTTCGGTCGCGAACCCTAAGATTAGCGTCAATCCGCTATCCCTGAGCGAGAGTCTGTATCCCGGCGAAACCTCCACCCAGACGCTGACGATTTCCAACAATGGAAACAGCGACCTCACTGTGGATTTGGCAGATTTAGAAACTTCCAAGCGGATGAAGATAAAATCGGTAAAGCCAAAATCAGGTAGCGGCGACAATTCCGGCGACTTCCTGAATTACCTCAACCGGCGGATAGCTGAAAGCGCAAAATCCGGTAAGCTGATCGATTGGCTTACAGAAGCTCCCCTGGCTGGTGTAATTGCTCCTGGCCAAAGCCTCGAAATTGAAGTCACTTTCGATGCTACCGCGCTTACTGCCGATATCTACAGCGCACAAATCCTGATCAACGGCAACGATCCGGCAACTCCGCAAGTAGTTGTTCCGGTAACACTTCAGGTAAAGCCGGCCAACTGCACCTTCATTATTACAGATGACAACGAAAACAATGCCCTGGCCGGCGTACCCGACTACGATATGGATGTGTATTTGTTTAAATACGATTATCGTGCGCCCATCGAATTCAATATTTTCGTACCGGATCAGGCCATTGAAATGGCACAGCTTAATTTGTATGCCTGGGATGTGGATGAATATCAGGGAGAGATCGACGAAGTATATGTAAATGGGACATTGGTCGGCACCCTTACCGGCGCCGATGATGAATGGAGCACAACTGTATTTAATCTCGATCCGTCGTTAATCAACACCGGCAAAAACCTTATTCAGATATTTATCGATGTTAATACTAATGGCAACTGGGCTGTGAATGTCGACTGGGGTCAATTGATCATCTGCAACATGGATGGCAGCGCCTACATACGCTATGCTGAACTCGACAATACCGTCTATCCGCAAGGAGCCAACGTACAGCTTACTGTGGAAGTAGATACCGATCTTGAAACGCAGAACGTCATCATCGAAACCAACCTGCTCGACGAAAACAACATCAATGTGGCCGGAACTTCTAATACGCGCACTATTTCATTAGTACAAGACGAGCCACTTACTGTTACGCTCGCCATTCCGGCCAATGCTACTTTAGGTGCTAATTACCATGCGCAGGTTATCGTTTACGACGCTGCTACCTACGTGCAGCAAGACCTGGCTTTGGTACCATTCATTATCTGGGACGAACAGGGCTTTCTTAACTGTCTCGATCCGGGATGGCAGCTTATTTCCTCACCTTATTATGCTTCAGACCCCGATCTGGATGTACTTATGGCGGATGTAAATGCCAGTGGAGCGCTGGTGATTATGCTCAACAAATACGGCATCTACTGGCCTGTCAGCAATATCAATATGCTGGGCGACTGGGACAACAATCTCGGCTATAAAATCAAGATGGCCCTGGCTGGTTGTATCAATTGGGATGGCGACGAGGTGATGGATAAAACAGTGAATTTCACTTCCGGCATCGACTATCTGCCCGTGCTCTCCACAGCACCAGTAGCAGCTGCTGATATTTTTGATCAGATCGAAGGCGAGCTTGTTTATGCTTTCGATATCGTAAACGGATTGATTTACTGGCCAAATGGAGGCATATTTACCCTGCAGATACTCGAACCGGGCAAGGCTTATCTTCTAAATATGATGTCGCCAGGTTCGATTACCTATCCTTTTGTAAAGCAGACTTCACAATCTCCCGTGATAGAGTTGCCAGCAATCGAAAATGCTCCTTACACTGTTATCAAAACCGGTGGCGCTCATTTTATTTCCGTCAGAAATGAAGCCCTAAGAAATTTCAACGGTGGAGATATCGTAGCTGCTTTTAATCAACAAGGCACCTGTGTGGGAATGGCACAATACAACAGCGACAAGCAACCTCTGGTACTGGCTGTGTATGCCGACGACTTTACCACTGAAGCCATCGATGGCATGAGCGAAGGCGAACTGATGCAACTCGTGGTATATTCACCAACAACCCTGCAACAAAAAACGCTACAGCCGGTATGGAACACAACATTATCGCATAGCGATCTCTTTGCGGAAAATGCTCTATCGGAAGTGGTCGACTTCAAAGAATCTGCGCTGGGTATAGATGGTGATGCCCTCGACCAAATTCGCGTTTATCCCAATCCCTCCGCCGGCATTTTCAACATAACAGGCGTAAATGATGGGGTTCAGTTGGAGATATTGAATGCTGTCGGTCAGCAGGTACAGTTGCTCGAAGCTAACGGATCAGTGCAAATTGATCTCTCAGGAGCATCCAAAGGTATTTACTACCTACGGATGATTTCGCAACAAAGCACCCGTATCCAAAAAATTGTGGTTAATTAA
- a CDS encoding class I SAM-dependent methyltransferase has product MTEYSNRWDARYAAEAFYYGEHPNVFFAEQLRQLKTPGRILLPAEGSGRNAIFAAELGWQVDAFDASRVARQKALDFARHRLVTINYSTANLEDFDPEPDQYDVAAAIYVHLPEAIRKKFHLQLAKAIKPGGVVIVEAFDKEQIKRDSGGPPDIQLLYSTECLREDFEGVLELKMLCRQQVHLTEGRHLGIGEVVRYVGMK; this is encoded by the coding sequence ATGACCGAATATTCCAACAGATGGGATGCACGCTATGCCGCTGAGGCATTTTACTATGGCGAGCATCCCAATGTTTTTTTTGCTGAGCAATTGCGCCAGCTCAAAACACCCGGTAGAATCCTACTGCCAGCCGAAGGTTCCGGTCGCAACGCAATATTTGCTGCAGAGCTGGGCTGGCAGGTAGATGCTTTTGATGCCAGTAGGGTAGCCCGCCAAAAAGCGCTCGATTTTGCGCGGCACCGTCTGGTCACGATCAACTACAGCACAGCAAATCTCGAAGATTTTGATCCCGAACCGGATCAGTACGATGTGGCAGCAGCCATTTATGTTCATCTGCCGGAAGCTATCCGAAAAAAATTCCATCTACAACTTGCAAAAGCAATAAAGCCGGGCGGTGTGGTGATAGTTGAGGCATTCGACAAAGAGCAAATCAAACGGGATTCGGGTGGTCCGCCCGATATTCAATTGCTTTATTCGACCGAATGTCTTCGCGAAGATTTTGAAGGAGTGCTAGAGCTAAAAATGCTGTGCCGGCAACAGGTGCATCTCACCGAAGGACGCCACCTTGGAATTGGCGAGGTGGTGCGGTATGTCGGGATGAAATAA
- the pepE gene encoding dipeptidase PepE, with product MKRRLLLISNSTNSGEAYLGWPRKHIQDFMAGTGVNDILFIPYAGVGLSDESLEKSYDVYEAKVQQVFAELGLRIHSIHHAPDAVEAVNNARAIAVGGGNTFHLVAMMHKLGIMKAIRSRVQQGAHYMGWSAGSNVACPSLKTTNDMPITEPSSFDCLQLIPFQINPHYLDANPEGHGGETRQQRIEEFLVVNRKMVVAGLREASLLLVEDDKIQLIGSKPMRLFRFGQEPQEFEPGSDVGFLLK from the coding sequence ATGAAAAGAAGGCTTTTATTAATCAGCAATTCTACCAACTCTGGCGAAGCCTATCTGGGCTGGCCGCGTAAGCACATACAGGATTTTATGGCCGGAACGGGCGTCAACGATATTTTGTTTATTCCGTATGCCGGCGTGGGTTTATCCGACGAAAGTCTGGAAAAATCTTATGATGTTTACGAAGCAAAGGTGCAGCAGGTTTTCGCCGAACTGGGTCTGCGGATTCATTCGATTCATCACGCGCCTGACGCTGTGGAAGCTGTAAATAATGCAAGAGCTATTGCAGTGGGCGGCGGCAACACATTTCATTTGGTGGCCATGATGCACAAGTTAGGAATAATGAAAGCTATCCGCAGCCGCGTGCAACAAGGTGCGCACTATATGGGCTGGAGCGCTGGCAGCAATGTTGCCTGCCCTTCATTGAAAACCACCAACGATATGCCCATTACCGAGCCTTCAAGCTTCGACTGTCTGCAACTGATACCTTTCCAGATTAACCCGCACTATCTCGACGCCAACCCCGAAGGACATGGCGGCGAAACACGCCAACAACGCATCGAAGAGTTTTTGGTGGTAAATCGTAAAATGGTAGTGGCAGGATTGCGCGAGGCCTCACTGCTCTTGGTGGAAGACGACAAAATCCAACTTATCGGGAGCAAGCCCATGCGCCTGTTCCGTTTTGGGCAGGAGCCACAGGAATTTGAGCCAGGCAGTGATGTTGGTTTTTTATTAAAATAA